The following is a genomic window from Dioscorea cayenensis subsp. rotundata cultivar TDr96_F1 chromosome 10, TDr96_F1_v2_PseudoChromosome.rev07_lg8_w22 25.fasta, whole genome shotgun sequence.
ATGCAAAGGGAGAACAAAGACCAAagcttattcttcttattcacGTGACCATGACCCCCAAATACATTCATTCCCCCATCCCTTTCTCAAAGTTTGGTTTGCGTTTGTGTTGTCCTcctgtagtatatatatatatgctattaaTCAAATAGCTTATTAATCATGATTAAACAAATGTAAGgatattgttttcttctcttttggattcaaagaagaaaattcaattatttaaaataatacttgTATTTATTGTTAGGGTTTTGTAGTATTTTTGTTTGACTAGTGTTTTGTTCTTTATAGATATAAATGGCACACATACTACTTCCTAATCAAGTATGTGAGCTtgttcaatttcattattttaaaattccaTGAAGGcaaatatttcttttcttatttttgaagcatatattaaataaattataggtttttttattaacaatgaaaatatacttatattttatatctatCTAGAGACTGTCCCACCTATGATCTCCATATCCAAAGGAAAGGACATTCATGAACTTTAAACTTCATCTTCAATGAAATTAATAACAAGCCATCTAACTTTCATTGTAAGTTGGTTAGGTGTTGTTTTAAAGGAATCATTTAATTCTAATTATCACAACAACCAAACACAAGCTTGAAAGAAAATAGATAATTACTCACTTACTCTTTTTGCCAAGTCTCATAATCAAGCaatgacatatatatgtaattaaggatAAGATTAGCAACATAAACTTAACTCAATTAGGTAAACTTCGCTTTGTGAAACCATTAATTTCATACGATTAATTCTACATATATGTTAATGTTATCCTTCATATATTGATTTGATATATAAAAGTAtttgatttaagtttttcatcacaagaaacaaaaaaagtatATACACACTAATAAAATATGTATGCAAAAAACGAGATAATTAAGCAAGAAGATATAGTTAGTAGATACTCATGATTCATGAAAAGTCCAAGTTTAGGAATTTAGTCAAAATTCATGACACCATAAGGCTTGTTGGTCATGGAAGTAAGACTATTCCTTAAAATGTCGCATGACATATGTTAGTTTGAATTGTCCAACTAAGGGAGAAGTTGCATGctgaaaacattgaaggatgacAACATGTTTGAAATTCAAGGAATTTATAATGCATGCTTTGTTAAGTCCTTGATAATTATTACTATATCTTTTGATTGGGATCATTTCAAGATTATAAGACATTCTCtccaagaaaataaattattcatctTGTCAAATATACAATTTAATTCTAACACACAAAATCAAACACATAGATTAGTATGTATTGTCTACTTGTCACATATATTATAGTTTATTAGCATCTCAGTTCACTATCAAATTAAGACAAAGAAAAGTAATTCTTGCCTAAATCGGATTTAATGGGAAAAATTATGTAGAAGatatttagaaattaaaagtttaaatatgTCTTATTGTCATAGATATAcatagtatttattatttaatttaaataattaatttacagttaattaatatataaattaatttgtgtgtGAAAAAGAATTTTCAACGCAATAACTTTGAATAGAacctaaatttaataaaatatatataaaagaacttTGAAGAGCAACTCTCGTCTATTTCAAATACTCCATTTAAGCTAGAGAGAtggggaaaaaattaattatgttattaatAACACTAGCTAATGCTTCATAGTATCTAAGGTTTTATTGTTCCTCCACATAAATCATACTGATAAAGCATGTAACTAATtaacttatttaaatattaaaataaaaccctaTAAATAGAGAAGTTAAAAATAaagctaattaattatcaaataattaaatgattcaACAACATTTTGCCTAAATGATACATTTTAAATCATGTACTTAGTTGctactttgaattttttataaacaataaatcgTAAGTAGAGTAcgattatttgtattatttatgttttactttatacatacatatatatatatatatacatatacatgcctGGGTAGGTGTAAATGATTCAACTAGAATGGCTCAAGATAATTGAAGAGTTAAAAAtgtgttaataaaaaattaattttatataaattaattatgacaaATTCTTAGATGAGATATTTGTTAATTCTTTTTTACAGGCTTGTCATTAATTATGATGAAAAATACAATGATTTCAAAAATAGACTACTAAAGAAGAGAAATTTAGAAATAGTTTAGATCATACAgaattaattaagtattaaaataaaaaaatttagaaattttaattttttatattaaataattattgtaacTATAGTaagaatgttttaaaaaatttaatactttcaaatttataatgatgcatttACAATTGAGACGCATTGAGCCATTCCTTTGGCGGCCTCATCCTTAACTTTGGATTCCTCACAAAGTGATTAAATGTTTGGTTATGATAAGACATTTGATAAACAAACATTAATAGTATATGATCATGTGATTAAATACATttgaaagtaaattaaaaatataataaaatgagatTGATAATGATCAACTATGTTGTTGTTTATTAAAAAGCGCCCTTTCATATAAACGAAAAACACACTTTCCTggctttatttatgttttattgaagACCATATGAAGGCACTAAGAAAGTTAGCATGATTGATAGATGCCAAACATGTCACACACACCATTCACTACATCAAAGCAGCCATATTTTCATGAGCTCGTTTCCCATTTccattttcaattaattattaattgatttttttttttttgagttttaaaagTAAGTAAAATTTTGGGGGAAAATGGTGATCTGAATGCtaaaaattgttaatttttttcttaaaagagTAAATATTTCTGTGTATTTATTGCATattatttgtatcaatttggccTTTTACATATATGAATAgacataatattttcaaaataatgcTAGAAAtagaaaagtaaaaataattagtaaaataattcttttgctttattttggCTGATAAAGTCAACAATATTATAGAAACATTTTAGTTGTTCagtatctatatttattatttattattcatatcACTTGTCCTTCATCAGTCTATTTTAAGCATGGTCATAAATAGTGATAGCAATtcaagataaatttaaaaaaatagtgataTAAAGACTTTtaacccacaaaaaaaaaatcattatctttcactaattcttgtgtttttttttcttttcttgaaaatgataataatggCAATAAATGGCAAATATTTTGGTTATTCAATAACTATACTTATtgtctattgtttatatatatatatatatatatatatatatatatatatatatatatatatataccacgcATTGCAAAAGGACTAAAGACTCATGGCTAATTGTAGTGCccaatatgtaattttattttttattttaataaataataataataaacaaaagaaaacatataaatcaTAAGATAAAAATTGTAGGATTAAGGAAAACAACTTGGTCTTACAAACCtttatttcattaataacaaagaaaaaattacaCGGTAAAGTAAcgttatattttattatccaaagaagttgttttcttaattttaaattttcttagtttataattattttattaacaacaaaaagaatagtccatgtactattttttttattttcaatgttacATTTACAACaattaattataagtttttttttttttgagaaaacaattaattataagTCATGACAAAAGATCCACAAGGAGTTATTgatttgcaaaataataataaatataattttttttttgtcaaatatCAATTGAATAGCCAATCATAAAACACACAAGTGTTAGGTGTTGTAGAAGTTAGCTCCTCATATATGTCTGTCTTTAATATGtgatttgtatatatttatcaatatatatttatatatcaatattggacagtcaataaaaaaaattttattttatcattcaaaaaaaatttggaaaaaaaaaaggaaacacgTTTCTCCCGAGACCAAAACCCTAGTTTCCCATCCTCACCGAGAACTAGAAGACTACAACAACACGTGTTAGACTATGAAAGTTCATCTCAGATCTTCCATGAATTAAAACTTATAAACCCCTCATCcacatatataaaaaagtaaAGGGTAGTGGGAGATAAACCATCACTCTTATATTGCCTATTTACGTGCCGTTTACGCATCTATAACTCCATCTCCCATTCATTATTAAGACCTTTCCTTCCTCCTTAGACCTCCTCCtcaaccttcttcttcttcttcttcttcttcttcttcttcttcttcttgttagtTAAGTTCATGGATAACTATGCCATGTTGTTCCCTACTCAACCATCATCTTCGTATCATAGCATGCTTAGCAATACAACCACCCAACTCTTTGCCAACTTATCATCAAATATGACTTGTAGTAATAATAGCAATACTAGTGCTACAAAGTCACCAAATGGTTTGATATTTGAAAGCAAAGAATTGGGAGAGAAGGCAAGCAAGAAGAAAGGTGAGAAGAAGGTAAGGAGACCTCGTTATGCTTTTCAAACAAGAAGCCAAGTTGATATTCTTGATGATGGTTATAGATGGAGGAAGTATGGCCAAAAAGCTGTTAAGAATAACAAGTTCCCAAGGTTTGTATTCCTTCGTTGCTTTCTTTAGATTAGAGttcatttttcattcatttgagGAACCATAAACAATGTTTGTGCTTTGTAGAATAAGAAGTTTTTTGTTTGGTGGTCAAACTTGACTAGGAATAGGACTTTCATTTATCTATATGATAGAATGAAATTATACAAAGTCTTCACATATTGTTATACATGTTTATATTCATTTTCTAAGTTGATCATTACAGCTTTTGTTTACTGTCTTTGTTGAATTGAAGCTATagcatgaaagcatgaaaattAAGGTGACATATTACATGCAATAGTAGacaaaaatattgttattttaacttcttcattctctagTGATTCATTTGGTTTATATGAGATACATGGTTTGATATTTAGTTCAATCCTTAGCATGATGTAACTGCATCTTCACTACTTGTTACATTAAATTCATTCCTTAtaagatatatgtatatttatatgcaCACTAATACTGATCATCAAGGGTTAAAATATAGTTATTCATTGGATTaatttggtgttgtttttgatATTGGACAGAAGCTATTATAGGTGCACACATCAAGGATGCAATGTAAAGAAGCAAGTGCAACGTTTATCAAAAGATGAAGCTGTTGTAGTGACAACATATGAAGGAATGCACACACATCCCATTGAGAAGTCCAATGACAACTTTGAGCATATCTTGAACCAAATGCAAATTTACAGAAGCTGCTAAAACCTTTCAAAAGCTCCCCTTGCATGCATGTTCttcaaatctatttttttaaagaaaaaacaaagaaaaacttcCAAAGCTGTAGTCAGTTAATAATCTTGGAAATGCTCCCtctttcattgttattattattattattattattattattattattattattattattattattattattatttagtgcACGCAAATAGAATTCCTGTAAATTAAGTTGAATTCCAACATTATTATAGCTTCAATGAGCTTGTTATAGCACTTGTGTAATTGTGTAATCAATGTACAAGGTGAAGTGTTCCTTGACTTTTGTATTTGAGTTGTGTAAATTATACAAGAGTAGGGTTCAGTTCTATTTATACAACTAACTAATGAGGATTTTTGAGTTAGTTTTGTAGATTAAGTAGTTTTATGTtgtgtttaaattaattttacctTTTTCTAATCCTTGTATCTATCCATCAAtgtttcacaaatattttttattggtgTATATATCCCAATGCAAGGAAAAAATCAGATGTTGCATGTGACTTGAATTATTAGACGGACTAAATTatgcaaggaaaaaaatcaGATGTGGATATATCCTTGATTTTGTTATGTTGTGTTTAAATTATACAAGAGTAGGGTTCAGACAACTAACTAATGAGGATTTTTGAGTTAGTTTTGTAGATTAAGTAGTTTTATGTtgtgtttaaattaattttacctTTTTCTAATCCTTGTATCTATCCATCAATGTTTCACAAATACTTTTTATTGGTGTATATATCCCTATGCAAGGAAAAAATCAGATGTTGCATGTGACTTGATTATTAAACGGATTAAATTatgcaaggaaaaaaatcacatgTTGCATGTTGTATATATCCTTGAATTTTTTATGTTGTGTTTAAATTATACAAGAGCAGGGTCCAGTTCTATTTATACAACTAACTAATGAGGATTTTTGAGTTAGTTTTGTAGATTAAGTAGTTTTATGTtgtgtttaaattaattttacctTTTTCTAATCCTTTTATCTATCCATTAATGTTTCACAAATACTTTTTATTGGTGTATATATCCCtatgcaaggaaaaaaaatcagatgtTGCATGTGACTTGAATTATTAGACGGATTAGATTTATGACTTGACAAGTTAAAATTTAGtgtaacccaaaaaaaaagaaaaaaaaaaaaaagtcttagCATGTTTCATTTTCTAACTCAATTTAATTAGGTTAGAGTTTGCATGTACACTGCGTAATTctcattgtttatatattttattttccctaTTTGATgcttcttaatttttaaatttgtgttatattagttttatatttaatgtttgtgtttttttttattattttcattgaattTGAATGTGTGTCTTGTTTTAATTGATACAATATTTTTACTTGTGGAGTAATTAATGgagaattacatatatatatatatatatatatatatatgtaaacaatattaataaataattaatggtgAGCTAAGATATAttgcaatgtttttgaaaatttatcaatCATACAAGTAAAATATATGTACGCTAATTAATAACATAAacgagtatatgtatatatatataatgttaactttttatattatatatttattcatttcaattttGTTCTTAGATTCTCATTAttagaatcatgaaaaataattatattttacttctatttttattttattttatttaaaaaacaatttgacACTAGACCACAAGCACCCATATTTAAGATTAATAGTCAGAGACGTGCACTGATGTATAGCACATGCACAAGTTTAACAACATCATACTCTCATCTTACGTAAGCTTTCATCCCGGGTTTACTCAAAACAAAAACCTTAAACAAAGAATTCAGTACCAAGAAGCCTAGAGATttttggtattattattatttttttaatagtttgcTTGACTCAaatgttaaaataatttataaaaaatttaacgaATTTATTAAGTCAtacttataataattatattatagtaatatttaattaataatgccAAAATTTATGATTGTCTCAATGCAGTTCGCTATGGcatcaaatttatatataactaaaaagagtttttttaatctatacAACAACtatcttttataaaataaaaaaaaatatataatttttttaaaaaaaattgagttgatAGAAAAACATGTGCATGTCACATGTGGTTGACACTAGCATGTTTAAGTTGGGCAGGCTGATTAGATGGTTAAATGAAGGAAGCACATGGAGGTAGCTGTGAGCTGCATCTTTTGTAGTACTAGTACTAGTCTAGCACTGATGATTAGAAGTTTGCATAACGCAACTTTCTCTTTTTCCCACAACCTTTTCCCataaattattcatatataaattttgagtcatttctatttatttatttatttttatttttattttttttttaatgtatggaCTATGGAATGTTGTATGTTTCTAAAGTTGTCTTGGATAGAGGTGGGCACGGACCAGTTAACCGGACCCGGTGGGCCTAGTTCGCCGGGTCCAGTTCACCGGCCCACCGACCCAGATCCGGCCCGGCTGGGCGTAGAACCCGCCATGCCGGGTTGGCCCGTCGGTCTCGGCGGGTCTGGGCCACAGGAAGCCCGGCCTGGAACCGGCTCGGCTTCCAAGTTGGCCCGGCGGGCCAGGCCAACCCGGTGGGCCGGCCCGGTTGGCCCACctcaaaaagaaattttaaaaaattaaaaaaaaatacagaaaattcataaaaaatttgaaaaaaatacagaaaatttgtgaaaattcaggaaaaaaattcggaaaattttctaaaaaaaaaaaatgaatcaattaagACCCCAAACATGAATACCACAAGttttcaaaaaataagagaGTCACACGTATTAcactaaatttcactaaaattttaaactacactaaatttgaaaataaatggcttgGACTTAATTCGTTTACATGCTGAATCAAGTTGCCTATGTATCCTCCTGGGtgtgagaggaatcaaagcccacgtagttctGTTACACAGTGTAATCGGTCACCCACTTACTTAATCTGTACATCTAGGTCTTGGTCTGACTCAATGACTGTTGAGTCAAGTGTGCTCATGATAttaaccattattcaaagatattccttttttactaatatattttttataaattaatatacataatttaaaaataattttttgtaattttattttttattttataaattgaaacaaaataatctaatatatatatatatatatatatatatatgacaaataagagtgcccctatttaagagaatttaaaagTGTGCATGTGTAGGGActtagtgcttatgagccaaaagacgattgacaaaataatttttttaaaaaaatatttatgaaaatttattgtttgatactttgatattttacagattgatttatatagttttttaatttattatatggtctcttaatttttataaattaaatatatgtgtaaaatattttgatccatatgctacatctatctatatataattttctaataaatgtcaaaaataaattgtagctcaagtggttTGATTTTGTTGTCCAAGTttaaggtcatgggttcaaatcccatgttgcacttactaataataataataataataataatcaacaatattaaaaaaaaacccaacccGGTCCGGCTCGCCGGGTCATTGATTGGGAAAATCCCAACCTGTAACCGGCAAGTCTACagtacgggccggttacgggtcaaTGAACCGGCCCGTCGGGTCACTAAACCGGCGGGCTGGTTCCGGGCCGGCCCGCGCCCATGTCTtggatgtttttaattttttttagggaaaaaacCTCTTTTTGTATGTcagaataataattattattattatttctaataatataGATAAGAGATTACACATATTCTATTTATGCCTTAACAATACAAAGTCGAACGCTcgatttttaatgaaaatcaaatattttcactgtttaactattttaacAATCTATCTGAATTAAttatgcttgattttttttataatttattttatttttataactcatcaatcatatttttgttgttcattatttttttataaatatctttttattagaatttgtttgggtaatttttttatttgattgatatacagTGAAAAAACCATTCACCTCAATTATTGTAATAGAGAATTGATCCTCCCGCCTCTCACTTGGTAAAAAGGAGAGTTGCTATGCATTTATTGTGAAGGTGGTTGTCTTGGCAACTATATATATGCAAGATTCATGAGGGTTACAACAAACATGATGATAGTTTAATACAGTATTTCTAATGGGTCTATAAAAATTCATTCATTAGTCACTATACTACTTATGTTAGAATAATGAACTCCTTAATGATCATAGAAtaataaacacacacatatacacacttatttatttatttatttatttttttgaacctGGCcacaattaattattagttatatatcCTCCTCTTTAATCAACAATCTGTGAATAAGCCAAGCAAAATCTCTAGGTTGTAAGATTAAATGGCATAGAAGCTGAGACACTAGGGATTCCTATGTTTGTTGTTGATACAAGGACACCATTAATTACTAGTTATATATCCTTCTCTTTATATAATCAACAATCTGTGAACAAGCCAAGCATAATCTCTAGGTTGTAAGATTCAATGGCAAAGAAGCTGAGACACTAAGGGATTCCTATGAATGTTGTTGATACAAGGAAACAGTCGAAGAAGTAGTCAATTAATATATGGGGGATTCTTAGACTGTTTCCTTGTATGTTCCAACAGTCTTGAGCTTATGTTCTTGTTCACTGTATTCATAGAGGAGCACTTTGTAGTCAATGAATGTTGACTTTTCCTAACAAGTAATGCTCCTACCAACCTTCCCGAAACTATTACCCAAATGATGTGGTGGTTAACGTGGCGTCCACATCACCAACACACTCTCTCTCCTGGTGATCAtgattaagaataaaaaataaaacaattatgaaAGATAACTCAGCCCCTTTCCACATCTCTCTTATCTCCCATCTCACCGTCGCTGTTTCTGATTCGGTTCTCGCCGTCGCCTGGCCATCTTCCATCTCGCCGTCTTGGTTATGGCCATCACCCGGGGCCATCTCGACGTCGCTACATTTTCGCTTCCACATCTCTCTTATGTCCCATCTTGCCGTTGCTGCGCTTCCGCTTCCACATCTCTCTTATCTCCCATCTCGTCGTCGCAACTTCTGATTCGGTTCTCACCGTCACCTGACCATCTCCCATCTCGCCGTCTAGGTTCTGGCTGTCACCCGGGGCCATCTCGCCGTCGCTACTCTTCCGCTTCGGTTCTCACTGTTGCCGGGGGAAATCTCCCATACTGCCACTCACGATCCTGGTCCTCTCTCTTGGTGTCGTCATCCCAACTATTGTCATCGTCGTCCCAAATCTCGCCGCCTATATCTCATCGGTCGGCATCCTGAAAtcatcgtcttcttcttctgttctgAAGTCACATAACCTCGATTGACAAGAGTTTTAGGGTTCCCATCAAAAGGGATCTGATATCTCTTGCGAGTGGGGCAGTAGTCCCCAAGTGTTAATTAAAGGTGCCACATCAACTAATATGATTTTCTGTGAATGTTAGTTCAATTGATTTATTTCAATGTGGtgagaaaaatattattgcGTTTCATTCTCTTATGCTCGACTCTGCTGGGGAAGTTGGATTACTATACAAATTTTCCTCTTAGGTGATTTCGAATACTCTTCCATACACATTGAACATGCATGTTGATAGCTTTAGTTTGCAAATTCTGGATACTGCATCACAAGTAGCTAAAAAGGTGTCATTTTTATGTTGATAGCTTTAGTTAGCTTTAATtgtataataattaatcatGTTTTGTTATCCTTGCGGGATATTGTATTAGGTACTGCATCACAAGAAGCTTTCTCCTTATGTGTTTTGTGTGCTTTTTTACAAACTTTCTATTATATGTTTTGAGAACCTCTACAGATTGATATCAAGTGTATGTATATTTGACCACAATGAAATGGATGCTTATGATTAGAAAAAACTACTGGAATAACAAAATTGTAATCCCGTTAAGAAATTATTTAAGATTATTATAGATTATGTAGAGTTCATTTTTTGTGTGGGCAGGTGTCTATGGAGATTATGGAGGTGCTTGAGTTAATGAGGAGTAAGCATTTACTGTAGGATGGTCTCTGTTGATTTTTAATTACATGATTTGTTTGTgctaactttttttaattttgatccTTTTTGCATGCAATCTATGTTGATGTATCATTTAATCTAAATTAGGTTGTGAATATATTTAGATTAcgtgttgtatttttttggtcAAGTTGTACCTGTTTTGTTGTGTTTCCAATTCAGTGTTATTATGTAAATAAACTAAGCTAGAATGATCTACTTCATGCATTAACTTGATAGTGCTCTTAATACAGATGGTGGAGGGAATGGAAGAAGTATGTGGGATTTGATGAGAATGTGGAACATTCAAATTTTGCCAAGAAACAAGAAGATGTTCTAAATGAACAAGGAACAACAGTAGCAACAGTAGTCTTCTCCCAGCATGCTCCACTCAACTCTATATTTAATCCACCTAATGATGTCGTTTGCATTGAAAcaacatcaccaccaccactagcAACAACAGTCTTCTCCTAGAAGCTATGTGAATTAACAACAACATTGTAAATATGGAAACTATGAATTGTAATCAGAATTATGATTGACAGTTATGTTAATCAAAATTGTGATTGGCAGTTATGTgaattaacaa
Proteins encoded in this region:
- the LOC120270181 gene encoding probable WRKY transcription factor 75 produces the protein MDNYAMLFPTQPSSSYHSMLSNTTTQLFANLSSNMTCSNNSNTSATKSPNGLIFESKELGEKASKKKGEKKVRRPRYAFQTRSQVDILDDGYRWRKYGQKAVKNNKFPRSYYRCTHQGCNVKKQVQRLSKDEAVVVTTYEGMHTHPIEKSNDNFEHILNQMQIYRSC